In Deinococcus aestuarii, the following proteins share a genomic window:
- a CDS encoding (deoxy)nucleoside triphosphate pyrophosphohydrolase encodes MRTVVAGVLEREGPGGVRQVLVGARSSPAWAAGQWEFPGGKVEGRETPGEALAREWREELGAEVEAGEEVYRSHLDTPVGPFTLVALRVRLLSDEPRPLEHRALAWVAPADLTRLRLLASNVPIARALARG; translated from the coding sequence ATGCGAACGGTCGTGGCGGGGGTTCTGGAACGTGAGGGGCCGGGCGGGGTGCGGCAGGTCCTGGTGGGGGCGCGGTCCTCCCCGGCGTGGGCGGCGGGCCAGTGGGAATTCCCGGGCGGCAAGGTGGAGGGCCGCGAGACCCCGGGGGAAGCTCTCGCCCGCGAGTGGCGCGAGGAGCTGGGGGCGGAGGTGGAGGCCGGGGAGGAGGTGTACCGCTCGCACCTCGACACGCCGGTCGGGCCCTTCACTCTCGTCGCGCTGCGGGTCCGCCTGCTGTCCGACGAGCCGCGGCCGCTGGAGCACCGGGCGCTCGCGTGGGTGGCCCCCGCCGACCTGACCCGTCTGCGGCTGCTGGCGAGCAACGTGCCCATCGCGCGGGCCCTCGCCCGGGGGTAG
- the pdxY gene encoding pyridoxal kinase PdxY produces the protein MTAPTSPALPLNLLSIQSWVSYGHVGNAAAVFPLQRLGFEVWAINTVQFSNHTGYGAWTGTVFPPEHVAQIIDGIEARGALPECHAVLSGYMGSEGTVGAVVGAVRRVRAANPAALYCCDPVMGDVGRGVFVRPELPDLIRAQAIPEADVVTPNQFELELLTGQPVTTLEEALDAARTLRTRLREGGPRLVVVTSLVRGDAPEDVIETLAVTEGGAWLCRTPLLPLDPPRNGTGDAIAALFFGHYLQSGDAGEALSLSMSALYGVLNLTHRAGTREIQLVAGQEEFVRPSRVFGAERVG, from the coding sequence ATGACCGCCCCCACCTCCCCCGCCCTCCCCCTCAACCTCCTGAGCATCCAGTCCTGGGTCAGCTACGGCCACGTCGGCAACGCCGCCGCCGTCTTCCCCCTGCAACGCCTGGGCTTCGAGGTCTGGGCGATCAACACGGTGCAGTTTTCCAACCACACGGGCTACGGCGCCTGGACGGGCACCGTCTTCCCCCCCGAACACGTCGCCCAGATCATCGACGGGATCGAGGCGCGCGGAGCCCTGCCGGAGTGCCACGCCGTCCTGAGCGGCTACATGGGCTCGGAGGGCACGGTGGGCGCCGTCGTGGGCGCCGTGCGGCGGGTGCGGGCGGCCAACCCGGCGGCCCTCTACTGCTGCGACCCCGTGATGGGCGACGTGGGACGCGGCGTGTTCGTGCGCCCCGAACTCCCCGACCTGATCCGCGCCCAGGCCATCCCCGAGGCCGACGTGGTGACGCCCAACCAGTTCGAGCTGGAACTCCTGACCGGGCAACCTGTGACCACGCTGGAGGAGGCGCTGGACGCCGCCCGCACCCTGCGGACGAGGCTGCGGGAGGGCGGCCCCCGCCTCGTCGTGGTGACCAGCCTGGTGCGGGGGGACGCGCCGGAGGACGTGATCGAGACGCTGGCCGTGACGGAGGGCGGCGCCTGGCTGTGCCGCACGCCGCTGCTGCCCCTCGACCCGCCCCGCAACGGCACCGGGGACGCCATCGCCGCGCTGTTTTTCGGGCACTACCTCCAGAGCGGCGACGCGGGAGAAGCCCTCAGCCTCAGCATGAGCGCCCTGTACGGGGTCCTCAACCTCACCCACCGGGCGGGGACGCGCGAGATTCAGCTCGTCGCCGGGCAGGAGGAGTTCGTGCGGCCCTCGCGGGTGTTCGGGGCCGAGCGGGTGGGATAA